One part of the Saprospiraceae bacterium genome encodes these proteins:
- a CDS encoding prolipoprotein diacylglyceryl transferase: MWPDFSYILHSLIGTDPDNAFSVIKTFGLFLGIAFIASASLLHLEFIRKESQGLIKGRLEKIIIYKPLDFREILLQSLINFILAFKVAYIFNHFDAFKNDPAAILFSTKGNFLSGLILFVITAIWYYYKMTKETEKEIITKEVFINPQERVTNITFVAAIYGLIGSKLFSVLENFNSFIKDPIGEFFSGSGLTIYGGLILAFIMVTRYVKSKGIRPLHMMDAAAPSLMIGYCVGRMGCHFSGDGDWGILNETSKPGWFILPDSWWAYSYPHNVLNEGKAIANCTWKYCNELVPSVYPTPLYEILLAGFITLILWNLRTRIHRAGVLFFVYCLLNGIERFFIEFIRVNPRYDIGGLHLSLSQFIALSLIAIGIIGSWFYWKKNIRD, from the coding sequence ATGTGGCCAGACTTTTCTTACATACTTCATAGTTTAATTGGAACAGATCCAGATAATGCCTTTTCTGTTATTAAAACATTTGGTTTGTTCTTAGGAATTGCATTTATCGCAAGCGCCAGTCTATTACATCTGGAATTTATTAGAAAAGAATCCCAAGGCTTAATAAAAGGGAGACTAGAAAAAATTATAATTTATAAACCCCTTGACTTTCGTGAAATCCTTCTTCAGTCTTTAATTAATTTTATTTTAGCATTTAAAGTTGCGTATATCTTTAATCATTTTGATGCATTCAAAAATGACCCTGCAGCAATACTTTTTTCTACAAAAGGAAATTTTCTTTCTGGTTTGATACTTTTTGTAATAACTGCAATATGGTATTATTATAAAATGACGAAAGAAACAGAAAAAGAAATAATAACAAAAGAAGTATTTATTAATCCGCAGGAACGCGTTACGAATATAACCTTTGTAGCCGCTATCTATGGCCTTATTGGTTCTAAACTTTTTTCTGTTTTAGAAAATTTCAATTCCTTTATTAAAGATCCTATTGGAGAGTTTTTTTCAGGAAGTGGTTTAACTATTTATGGCGGTTTGATACTTGCTTTTATTATGGTTACCAGATATGTCAAATCAAAAGGAATCCGTCCTCTTCATATGATGGATGCGGCAGCTCCATCTCTGATGATAGGCTATTGTGTGGGTCGTATGGGTTGTCATTTTTCAGGCGATGGGGATTGGGGAATCTTAAATGAAACCAGTAAACCAGGCTGGTTTATTTTACCTGATAGTTGGTGGGCCTATTCGTATCCTCATAATGTATTAAATGAAGGTAAAGCAATTGCAAATTGCACCTGGAAATATTGCAATGAATTAGTCCCGAGTGTATATCCAACACCACTTTATGAAATTCTGCTTGCCGGATTCATAACGCTCATTTTATGGAATTTAAGAACCCGCATTCATAGAGCCGGTGTCCTATTTTTTGTATATTGTTTACTGAATGGAATAGAACGGTTTTTTATTGAGTTTATTCGCGTAAATCCTAGATATGATATCGGCGGTTTGCATTTATCACTGTCTCAGTTTATCGCTCTTTCTCTGATTGCAATAGGCATTATAGGCAGTTGGTTTTATTGGAAGAAAAATATTAGAGATTGA
- a CDS encoding outer membrane beta-barrel protein, with amino-acid sequence MKALILFLSVFLSVLSPVNCQSGLTISVGLTMAFTDNPATNPSGELISGFHGGLNGRFGSNKWYFRPGIELHKVKLHSENVVNPFSEIPSAYFLKVPAQLGLRLIKTENFVFRILGGFQFSYLVSIQDNDFFLDHDTMTDTQIGALIGAGIDLGPLVIDFNFEKGLSELYKNLGYKSDYIYLSAGFLF; translated from the coding sequence ATGAAAGCCTTAATATTATTCTTATCTGTTTTTCTTTCCGTTTTAAGTCCGGTTAATTGTCAAAGTGGATTAACAATTTCTGTTGGCTTAACAATGGCATTTACGGATAATCCGGCCACAAATCCTTCAGGAGAGTTAATTAGTGGGTTTCATGGTGGCTTAAATGGTCGTTTTGGAAGTAATAAATGGTATTTTAGACCTGGAATAGAGTTGCATAAAGTTAAATTGCATTCAGAAAATGTAGTAAATCCATTTAGTGAGATTCCATCAGCATATTTTTTAAAAGTACCAGCGCAATTAGGACTTCGGCTAATTAAAACTGAAAATTTTGTTTTTCGGATATTGGGTGGTTTTCAATTTAGTTACTTGGTTTCTATACAGGATAATGACTTTTTCTTAGATCATGATACCATGACAGATACTCAAATTGGCGCTTTGATAGGGGCAGGAATAGATTTGGGACCCTTGGTAATAGATTTTAATTTTGAAAAAGGATTGTCAGAATTATATAAAAATTTAGGCTATAAATCGGATTATATTTACCTAAGTGCAGGGTTTTTATTTTAA
- the phaC gene encoding class III poly(R)-hydroxyalkanoic acid synthase subunit PhaC, with product MINSASIFEELFSVSEKMRKGFDTLKEIEEVEVGMTPKELVWECDKVKMYHYKRETPAKCKIPVLVSFAIMNRHDVLDLQPDRSLMKKLLDEGLDIYIMDWGYPTRADRYLTMEDYILGYMNDAVDFVRRKHKVQKIHKMGICQGGLFSMIYAAIYPEKFQTLSTFVAPYDFKDTNCNMLYKWTKYIDVDTMVDNAGVISAEMMNSAFSMLKPSSDIAKYFGVMDMFGDKDKLMNFLRMEKWKNDCPDLSGEMYRKYIKDLFQDNKLMNGNFEMDGKIVDLKKMTVPFLNIYATEDNIIPNDSTKAVMDHIGSTDKQLYAFPGGHIGVFVGAKSQKELAPSIAKWVIERS from the coding sequence ATGATTAATTCAGCATCCATATTTGAAGAACTTTTCTCCGTAAGTGAAAAAATGCGTAAAGGTTTTGATACTCTTAAAGAGATTGAAGAAGTTGAAGTTGGCATGACTCCTAAGGAATTGGTTTGGGAATGCGATAAAGTAAAAATGTATCATTATAAACGCGAAACACCTGCAAAGTGTAAAATTCCAGTATTAGTTTCTTTCGCAATCATGAATCGTCATGACGTATTAGACTTGCAGCCTGATCGTTCTTTAATGAAAAAATTATTAGACGAAGGATTAGATATCTATATCATGGATTGGGGCTATCCAACCCGTGCTGACCGGTATTTAACCATGGAAGATTATATTTTAGGATATATGAATGATGCGGTCGATTTTGTACGCAGAAAGCATAAGGTTCAAAAAATACATAAAATGGGTATTTGTCAAGGCGGCTTATTTAGTATGATTTATGCAGCGATCTATCCTGAAAAATTTCAAACGCTCAGCACTTTTGTAGCACCTTATGACTTTAAAGATACAAACTGCAATATGCTTTATAAATGGACAAAGTATATAGATGTAGATACTATGGTCGATAATGCAGGAGTAATTAGTGCAGAAATGATGAATAGTGCCTTTAGTATGTTGAAACCAAGTTCTGACATTGCTAAGTATTTTGGGGTTATGGATATGTTTGGTGATAAAGATAAATTAATGAATTTTCTTCGAATGGAAAAATGGAAGAATGATTGTCCTGATTTGAGTGGTGAGATGTATCGTAAATATATTAAGGATTTATTCCAGGACAATAAACTCATGAATGGCAATTTTGAAATGGATGGAAAAATTGTGGATCTTAAAAAAATGACAGTTCCATTTTTAAATATTTATGCAACTGAAGATAATATCATTCCAAATGATTCTACCAAAGCAGTTATGGATCATATTGGCAGCACTGATAAACAGTTATATGCATTTCCAGGTGGACATATTGGCGTTTTTGTTGGCGCTAAATCCCAAAAAGAACTTGCTCCAAGTATTGCAAAATGGGTTATAGAACGCTCCTAA
- a CDS encoding T9SS type A sorting domain-containing protein — protein MKYTSILFLCLFTIIKSFSACELYDLTVSQSDCNKEKKFSLTINFKYKDVSECFTIKGNGKTYGTFKYNQLPITLNNLSGDCKTPYEFIIRDCKNEACKLEYLLGLVCCEVSCEFSNLKIEKTKCDSNQQFCAIINFNHTGNSSCFKLFGNGKEYGKFSYSQLPLKICGLKGDCETEYEFEVKDCENPECSTSGQLGIVCCEKICKLYDLKTEKTECNEQGLFYVYLNFKYNDTSKCFIVNVNGKKYGVYNYYQLPIKLGPFEGNCKTNYEFTVIDCENEKCQVSKNLGIVCCETKTCKLSELKITKSDCDKSNNFFVFINFKYSGTSTCFKLRGNGKTYGTFNYSQLPLKIGPLKGDCKTQYEFLITDCENETCKISKNIGKVCCEFKKDNEKELSAIKNINGLSQYESVKTEYSIQNIGYDLIQNQKTIIVRFHEPELSSLQYSMYNLVGNEFKNTYINQHENLLEIKTENLTAGIYILKVKLNSQVQLIKFLIE, from the coding sequence ATGAAATATACTTCCATCCTATTCCTTTGCCTTTTTACCATAATTAAAAGCTTTTCAGCCTGTGAATTATATGACCTTACAGTAAGTCAATCCGATTGCAATAAAGAAAAGAAATTTTCACTCACTATCAATTTCAAATATAAAGATGTTAGCGAGTGCTTTACAATCAAAGGCAATGGGAAAACATATGGTACTTTTAAATATAATCAATTGCCTATTACATTAAATAATCTGTCAGGAGATTGTAAAACACCTTATGAATTTATAATTAGAGATTGCAAAAATGAGGCTTGTAAATTAGAATATCTATTAGGTCTTGTTTGCTGCGAAGTATCCTGTGAATTTTCAAACTTAAAAATTGAAAAAACAAAATGCGATAGTAATCAACAATTTTGCGCAATCATCAATTTTAACCATACTGGAAATTCAAGTTGCTTTAAATTATTTGGAAACGGAAAAGAATATGGTAAATTCAGTTATTCTCAATTGCCTTTAAAAATATGTGGATTAAAAGGAGACTGTGAAACAGAATACGAATTTGAAGTGAAAGATTGCGAAAACCCAGAATGCTCAACATCGGGCCAATTAGGAATTGTATGCTGTGAAAAAATATGTAAACTCTATGATTTAAAAACAGAAAAAACAGAATGCAATGAGCAAGGTCTATTTTATGTTTATTTAAACTTTAAATACAATGATACCTCTAAGTGTTTTATAGTGAATGTAAATGGAAAAAAATATGGTGTATATAACTATTACCAATTACCCATTAAACTGGGTCCATTTGAAGGAAATTGTAAAACGAATTATGAATTTACTGTTATAGATTGTGAGAATGAAAAATGTCAGGTATCTAAAAACCTTGGTATTGTCTGTTGCGAAACAAAAACTTGTAAATTATCCGAATTAAAAATTACCAAATCAGATTGTGATAAATCGAATAATTTCTTTGTATTTATTAATTTTAAATATTCCGGTACTTCAACTTGTTTTAAATTGAGAGGGAATGGCAAAACTTACGGAACCTTTAATTATTCCCAATTGCCATTGAAAATAGGCCCCCTAAAAGGAGATTGTAAAACACAATATGAATTCCTGATCACAGACTGTGAAAATGAAACATGCAAAATATCTAAAAATATAGGTAAGGTTTGCTGCGAATTTAAAAAAGACAATGAAAAAGAACTATCTGCCATAAAAAATATTAATGGTCTATCGCAATATGAATCTGTTAAAACAGAATATTCAATCCAAAATATTGGATATGATCTAATCCAGAATCAAAAAACAATCATCGTAAGATTTCATGAACCTGAATTAAGTTCATTACAATATTCAATGTATAATTTAGTAGGAAACGAATTTAAAAATACCTACATAAATCAACATGAAAACCTACTAGAAATAAAGACTGAAAATTTAACTGCAGGAATCTATATACTAAAAGTAAAACTTAATTCACAAGTACAACTCATTAAGTTTTTGATTGAATAA
- a CDS encoding MaoC family dehydratase: protein MLQIGDQFKHTFRYSQLDVDLYAKVSGDTNPLHIDPEVGKNSIFGRNIIHGFLGGSVFTKIFGALWKADGHVYLKQTMQWLKPMFVDTEYEAIITVKEIYPEKNRVLYDCAIFDKTLNEQCFTGEALLLNKKQYIW from the coding sequence ATGCTACAAATAGGAGACCAGTTTAAACACACCTTCAGATATAGTCAGTTGGATGTAGATCTTTATGCAAAAGTATCCGGGGATACAAATCCTCTTCATATTGATCCAGAAGTTGGCAAGAATAGTATTTTCGGCAGAAATATCATTCATGGCTTTCTTGGAGGATCCGTATTTACTAAAATTTTTGGTGCACTTTGGAAAGCAGATGGCCATGTATATTTAAAACAAACAATGCAATGGTTAAAACCGATGTTTGTCGATACAGAATATGAAGCAATTATCACGGTAAAAGAAATTTATCCAGAAAAAAACCGGGTGCTGTATGATTGTGCCATTTTTGATAAAACTTTAAACGAACAATGTTTTACCGGAGAAGCACTTTTATTGAATAAGAAACAATACATTTGGTAA
- the prfA gene encoding peptide chain release factor 1, translated as MLLDKLQSIYERFQYLEERMSDPSVVNNMDDYSKISKEYKDLKEIVEVYLVYKKKTTEFEQAKAMLSDVDLMEIAQMEYDQVKPELEALEEDLKVLLIPRDPEDSKDVIFEIRSGTGGDEASIFAGDLYRMYTRYFDTHGLKYEVLDVNEGNVGGYNKIVLEVTGENVYGKLKFESGAHRVQRVPKTEAQGRVHTSASTVVVMPKMELEEVNINKADLRVDTFRSSGAGGQHVNKTESGVRFTHIPSGIVAESTDSRSQHKNREIAFNRLLQKMQEANVMRYETEVASQRRSLVGSGDRSDKIRTYNYPQNRITDHRINLTLYNLSDIVNGDLDEIIESLQVADNAEKLKGEIE; from the coding sequence ATGTTATTAGACAAGCTGCAATCCATCTACGAACGTTTTCAATATCTTGAAGAGCGTATGTCTGATCCTTCTGTGGTAAATAACATGGATGATTATAGTAAAATAAGCAAAGAATATAAAGATCTTAAAGAGATTGTAGAAGTATATCTGGTATATAAAAAGAAGACCACTGAATTTGAGCAAGCGAAAGCGATGTTGTCGGATGTGGACTTGATGGAAATAGCGCAAATGGAATACGATCAAGTAAAGCCAGAATTGGAAGCGTTAGAAGAAGATTTAAAAGTTTTATTAATTCCTAGAGATCCTGAAGATAGTAAAGATGTGATCTTTGAAATTCGCTCTGGCACTGGAGGTGATGAAGCTTCCATTTTTGCGGGTGATTTATATAGAATGTACACAAGATATTTTGATACACATGGTTTAAAATACGAAGTATTGGATGTGAATGAAGGGAATGTAGGTGGTTATAATAAAATTGTATTGGAAGTTACTGGAGAAAATGTTTATGGTAAATTAAAATTTGAATCTGGGGCACATCGTGTTCAAAGAGTACCTAAAACAGAAGCTCAAGGGAGGGTTCATACCTCTGCTTCTACAGTTGTTGTAATGCCAAAAATGGAATTGGAAGAGGTCAATATAAATAAGGCTGATTTGCGTGTTGATACATTTCGTTCCAGTGGTGCAGGCGGACAGCATGTTAATAAAACGGAATCCGGTGTGCGATTTACACATATTCCTTCTGGCATTGTGGCAGAATCTACAGATAGTAGAAGTCAACACAAAAATCGTGAAATTGCATTTAATAGATTGCTTCAGAAAATGCAAGAAGCAAATGTCATGCGATATGAAACGGAAGTAGCGTCTCAAAGAAGGTCATTAGTAGGTTCTGGAGATCGTTCAGATAAAATCCGAACTTATAATTACCCTCAAAATAGAATTACAGATCACCGGATTAATCTTACCCTTTATAATTTATCGGATATCGTCAATGGAGATTTGGATGAAATTATTGAATCTTTACAAGTTGCTGATAATGCTGAAAAGCTTAAAGGTGAAATAGAATAA
- a CDS encoding MBL fold metallo-hydrolase, producing the protein MNIKAFCFNPFYENTYILSNAEKEAWIIDPGCFDRDEQIEIETYLEDSNLQLTRLLLTHAHIDHILGLDYIFKKYGLKAELHKGEQEVLESASYVSQIYDVPFTPAPYNETYLVDNQVLDFGNEKLICVFTPGHSPASLSYYSKEHNFAIAGDVLFDGSIGRTDLPGGDFDTLISSIKTRLFPLGDQVMIYPGHGAATTIGQERLTNPFLN; encoded by the coding sequence ATGAATATTAAGGCATTCTGTTTTAACCCATTTTATGAAAACACCTATATATTATCTAACGCAGAAAAGGAAGCTTGGATTATAGATCCGGGATGTTTTGATAGGGATGAGCAAATAGAAATCGAGACCTATCTCGAGGACTCAAATTTACAGCTAACCCGATTGTTACTAACGCATGCGCATATTGATCATATACTAGGTTTAGATTATATTTTTAAAAAATATGGTTTAAAGGCAGAGTTACATAAAGGGGAGCAAGAAGTTCTTGAATCGGCAAGTTATGTTTCTCAAATTTACGATGTTCCATTTACACCAGCCCCTTATAATGAGACGTATTTGGTTGATAATCAAGTGCTTGATTTTGGTAACGAGAAACTTATTTGTGTCTTTACACCAGGTCATAGTCCGGCGAGTCTTAGTTATTATTCTAAGGAGCACAATTTTGCAATTGCCGGCGATGTTTTGTTTGATGGGAGTATTGGTAGGACAGATTTACCTGGAGGTGATTTTGATACTTTGATTAGTAGTATAAAAACCCGCTTATTTCCATTAGGTGATCAAGTGATGATTTATCCTGGACATGGAGCTGCCACTACAATTGGGCAAGAGAGACTGACGAATCCATTTCTGAATTAG
- a CDS encoding sigma-70 family RNA polymerase sigma factor: MAAHQNPEQERFEKEFLPHLEALHSFAFHLTYNEDDADDLVQETFLKAFRFIDKYEEGTNAKAWLFKILKNAYINQYRKESKKPVKVDYDEVAVYQEEEDGQISSYFDLREEIFDNMIGDEVSIALNSLQEDFRTVIWLCDIEGFSYEEIAKITEIPIGTVRSRLFRARNMLKEKLKTYASSIGYKDKRGDKSKSSPEEE, encoded by the coding sequence ATGGCAGCCCATCAGAATCCAGAGCAGGAACGTTTTGAAAAAGAGTTTTTGCCCCATTTAGAAGCTTTGCATAGTTTTGCTTTTCACCTTACTTACAATGAGGATGATGCAGATGACCTGGTACAAGAGACCTTTTTAAAAGCATTTCGTTTTATTGATAAGTACGAGGAGGGAACTAATGCGAAGGCTTGGTTGTTTAAGATATTGAAAAATGCCTATATCAACCAATACAGGAAGGAAAGTAAGAAACCTGTTAAAGTTGATTACGATGAGGTTGCTGTCTATCAGGAAGAAGAGGATGGGCAGATAAGTAGTTATTTTGATTTAAGAGAGGAGATCTTTGATAATATGATAGGTGACGAGGTTTCAATAGCCTTGAACTCCCTACAAGAAGATTTCCGGACGGTTATTTGGCTTTGTGATATTGAAGGCTTTAGTTATGAAGAAATTGCTAAAATAACGGAAATTCCAATTGGTACTGTGCGTTCCAGGCTTTTTAGAGCCCGGAATATGTTAAAGGAAAAGTTAAAAACCTATGCTTCTTCAATAGGATATAAAGATAAGCGAGGCGATAAATCGAAATCGTCTCCGGAAGAAGAGTAA
- the nhaA gene encoding Na+/H+ antiporter NhaA — protein MKLTRLFSDFFNSEKAGGLILVFVTALSLFLANSVWKADYINFWNFDLGGHSLVHWINDGLMTIFFLLIGLELEREIYHGELSDIKNASLPIFGAIGGMLVPAGLFLLLNLGTDTQAGAGIPMATDIAFAIGILSLLGNRVPISLKIFLTALAVMDDLGAIIVIAIFYTTSIVFVNLFLALGVFGVLLILNWLKVHNLIPYLVGGVVMWYFMLHSGVHATITGVLLAFAIPFRNHGENSPSYILQHFLHKPVAFFILPLFAIANTCIAIGYNWQSGLGQANSLGIIAGLVIGKPLGICLFSFIGVGLGLCALPSDLKWRNIIGAGFLGGIGFTMSIFIALLAFNNEDIINNSKIAILIASFLAGTIGFVFLKLTLQAQIIKEETT, from the coding sequence ATGAAATTAACAAGACTTTTCAGCGATTTTTTTAACAGCGAAAAAGCAGGCGGATTAATTTTGGTTTTCGTAACAGCGCTTTCACTTTTTCTTGCAAATTCTGTATGGAAGGCAGACTATATTAATTTTTGGAATTTTGACTTGGGTGGACATAGTCTTGTTCATTGGATTAATGATGGACTTATGACCATCTTTTTTTTGCTTATAGGTTTAGAATTAGAAAGAGAAATTTATCATGGAGAACTTTCTGATATAAAAAATGCTTCATTACCAATCTTTGGTGCGATTGGTGGCATGCTTGTTCCGGCAGGACTTTTTTTGTTGCTCAACTTAGGTACAGACACTCAAGCAGGTGCAGGTATTCCAATGGCAACGGACATTGCTTTTGCTATTGGCATTTTATCTCTTCTTGGTAATCGTGTTCCGATCTCTTTAAAAATATTCCTGACAGCTTTGGCAGTAATGGACGACTTAGGAGCAATAATAGTTATTGCTATTTTTTATACGACTTCAATTGTGTTTGTGAATTTATTTCTTGCTTTAGGAGTTTTCGGGGTGTTACTTATTTTAAACTGGCTAAAAGTTCACAACTTAATTCCGTATTTAGTTGGTGGTGTGGTGATGTGGTATTTTATGTTGCATTCGGGTGTTCATGCAACAATAACGGGTGTATTATTAGCATTTGCTATACCATTTAGGAATCATGGAGAAAATTCTCCTTCCTATATTCTTCAACATTTCTTACACAAACCCGTTGCTTTTTTTATTCTACCCTTGTTTGCTATAGCCAATACTTGCATTGCGATTGGATACAATTGGCAAAGTGGTTTAGGGCAAGCTAACAGTTTAGGGATTATTGCAGGACTTGTAATCGGAAAACCTTTAGGAATTTGTTTGTTTTCATTTATCGGTGTTGGTTTAGGACTTTGTGCATTGCCTTCAGACCTAAAATGGCGGAATATAATTGGGGCAGGTTTTTTAGGAGGTATAGGTTTTACGATGTCAATCTTCATAGCACTTCTTGCGTTTAACAATGAAGACATTATAAACAATTCGAAAATCGCAATATTAATTGCTTCATTTCTTGCTGGGACTATTGGATTTGTTTTTCTTAAACTAACCCTTCAGGCACAAATAATAAAAGAAGAAACAACTTAA
- a CDS encoding peptide-methionine (S)-S-oxide reductase, with amino-acid sequence MKKTPIILLLTLITQTIAIANIHLEQDIELGNVHWLRDMNLAIEKSKAEKKPILILFQEVPGCSTCKNYGSDILSHPLIVEAIETYFIPLCIHNNKSGKDRLALEYFNEPSWNNPVIRVVNDNLKPITGRLSGNYSAYGLVEKIIASLITLDIKIPEYLVLLEEQTKAEYFGIEEITLGMYCFWSGEKTYGKLKGVIATNAGYMNGSEVVQIQFNPNIIPLQELLHIGKINKTADKLFSQNKNDKQYDIPIYKPGIFKLDPETKYYLQQTPYKFIPMTPLQATRINSLLSEGKSCELFLSPRQRHRYAQILKLNKTNLKNQIGKNISLAWYENK; translated from the coding sequence ATGAAAAAAACTCCTATAATTCTCCTTCTCACTTTAATAACTCAAACCATTGCAATCGCAAATATCCATTTAGAACAAGATATAGAGTTAGGAAATGTACACTGGTTAAGAGATATGAATTTAGCTATAGAAAAATCCAAAGCTGAAAAAAAACCTATTTTAATATTATTCCAGGAAGTCCCCGGATGCAGTACTTGTAAGAATTATGGATCAGACATTCTAAGTCATCCATTAATCGTAGAAGCTATTGAAACTTATTTCATTCCTTTATGCATTCACAATAATAAAAGTGGAAAAGATCGACTTGCGCTTGAGTATTTTAATGAACCTAGTTGGAATAATCCAGTAATCCGTGTTGTAAATGATAATTTAAAACCTATAACCGGTAGATTAAGCGGCAACTATAGTGCCTATGGACTGGTAGAAAAAATCATAGCTTCACTGATTACATTAGATATCAAAATTCCTGAATATTTAGTACTCCTTGAAGAACAAACTAAAGCGGAATATTTTGGAATTGAAGAAATTACACTGGGTATGTATTGCTTTTGGTCTGGAGAAAAAACATATGGCAAACTAAAAGGAGTTATCGCTACCAATGCTGGCTATATGAACGGTTCAGAAGTTGTCCAAATTCAATTTAATCCTAACATAATTCCACTTCAAGAGTTATTACACATTGGTAAAATCAACAAAACTGCAGATAAATTATTCTCACAAAATAAAAATGATAAACAATATGATATTCCAATCTACAAACCAGGAATCTTTAAACTGGATCCGGAAACAAAATATTATTTACAACAGACTCCGTATAAATTTATTCCTATGACTCCTTTGCAAGCCACCCGGATAAATAGCCTGCTTTCTGAGGGTAAATCTTGCGAGTTGTTTTTATCGCCAAGACAACGACATCGATATGCTCAAATACTAAAACTGAATAAAACGAATTTAAAAAATCAAATTGGAAAAAATATATCCCTGGCATGGTATGAAAATAAATAA
- the mtaB gene encoding tRNA (N(6)-L-threonylcarbamoyladenosine(37)-C(2))-methylthiotransferase MtaB — protein sequence MATPRTVAFQTLGCKLNFSETSSLGKLFANAGYQEVTFDSPSDLYIINTCSVTDEADKKCRKAVRTAIRQNAQAQIIVVGCYAQLKPKEIASIPGVNMVLGASEKFKILDYIHKRDFDSPHAVIYSNEISSLNEFVPAYSIDDRTRSFLKIQDGCDYKCSFCTIPLARGKSRSGTVQSIVETAEELLQKGVKEIVLTGVNIGDFGNGTDVLEGKTVKKQALFLDLIKALDKIEKPCRFRISSIEPNLCSSEIIDFVAQSNHFMPHFHMPLQSGDNEILSSMRRRYKRELYEERVRYIKTKIPHACIGADVIVGFPGEQLRHFQNTYQFINQLDISYLHVFTYSERNNTAAIHFTDSVNPNERHQRSHQLRILSEKKKRSFYEQFENSRQEILVENKIENGKLSGFSKNYLRVEVENKPGYINQTLSVQLDKLNPELRFNASILETQKH from the coding sequence ATGGCTACACCACGCACTGTTGCATTTCAAACTCTTGGCTGCAAACTTAATTTTTCAGAAACTTCATCTCTTGGAAAGTTATTTGCAAATGCAGGTTATCAAGAAGTAACATTCGATAGTCCCAGTGATCTATACATTATAAATACCTGTTCAGTTACGGATGAAGCGGATAAAAAATGTAGAAAAGCAGTTCGGACAGCTATCCGCCAAAATGCACAAGCACAAATAATTGTAGTAGGTTGTTATGCACAATTAAAACCAAAAGAAATTGCATCGATACCCGGTGTAAATATGGTATTAGGAGCTTCCGAAAAATTTAAAATTCTCGATTACATCCATAAAAGAGATTTTGACTCCCCGCATGCCGTAATATACTCCAATGAAATATCCAGTTTAAATGAATTTGTTCCAGCGTATTCTATCGATGACAGAACGCGGAGTTTTTTAAAAATTCAAGATGGATGTGATTACAAATGCAGCTTTTGCACTATTCCACTGGCAAGAGGAAAATCAAGAAGTGGAACCGTACAATCCATTGTTGAAACAGCCGAGGAATTGCTTCAGAAAGGCGTTAAAGAAATTGTACTAACAGGTGTTAATATCGGTGATTTTGGAAATGGAACCGATGTTTTAGAAGGAAAAACAGTCAAAAAACAAGCACTTTTTTTAGATTTAATAAAGGCACTTGACAAAATAGAAAAGCCCTGTCGATTTAGAATCTCATCCATCGAACCAAATTTATGTTCATCTGAAATTATTGATTTTGTAGCACAATCAAACCATTTTATGCCGCATTTTCATATGCCGCTACAGTCGGGTGATAATGAAATTCTTTCCTCCATGAGAAGAAGATATAAACGCGAATTATATGAAGAGCGCGTACGTTATATTAAAACCAAAATACCACATGCTTGTATTGGTGCAGATGTTATTGTTGGTTTTCCTGGAGAACAATTAAGACATTTTCAAAACACTTACCAATTTATAAACCAATTAGATATAAGTTACCTTCATGTATTCACCTATTCTGAAAGAAATAATACCGCCGCAATCCATTTTACGGATTCTGTAAATCCGAATGAACGCCATCAAAGGTCACATCAACTTAGAATACTTTCAGAAAAAAAGAAACGTTCATTTTATGAACAATTTGAAAATAGCAGACAAGAAATCTTAGTAGAAAATAAAATTGAAAATGGAAAATTAAGCGGTTTTTCAAAAAATTATTTACGGGTTGAAGTTGAAAATAAACCTGGCTATATAAACCAAACACTTTCTGTTCAACTAGATAAATTAAATCCCGAATTAAGATTTAATGCAAGCATTTTAGAAACGCAAAAACATTAA